Proteins from one Candidatus Margulisiibacteriota bacterium genomic window:
- a CDS encoding secretin and TonB N-terminal domain-containing protein encodes MKRALFFCWALMMFLTPSAIWAVPLERIDFEDAPVVGIAQALAKSAGFDLVIAGDQAAAQAKKATVHLKEVEAEEALEYILRTNGFNYEKKGTVLLVSSLPQDLAPTAYQPAIAVINLKYLGAARAVELLAKLLPAAAFQVGGRASALVIRGREAEIGEARRLLAEIDKRAPQILIESKVMELSQSDSLRLGLSFGNGAYKFVTNKETKMTRPADDLVTTLNALAANGRANVVANPRIATLDNQEALINIGNRIPYAVPVTSGGATTQWTVDYIDAGVKLRITPQLGEAGEITTLIQPEVSTVSEWRTTAAGDFPVISTRNAAATVRVKDGETIVIGGLLSETVRENVSRVPVLGYLPLLGYLFQNKSQEKEKTEIVFLITPHII; translated from the coding sequence GTGAAAAGGGCGCTCTTTTTCTGCTGGGCCTTGATGATGTTTTTAACGCCGTCCGCCATTTGGGCGGTGCCGCTCGAACGGATAGATTTCGAGGACGCGCCGGTGGTCGGCATCGCGCAGGCGCTGGCGAAAAGCGCCGGCTTCGACTTGGTGATCGCGGGGGACCAGGCGGCCGCCCAGGCGAAAAAAGCGACCGTTCACCTAAAGGAAGTTGAGGCGGAAGAGGCGCTCGAATACATCCTGCGGACCAACGGTTTCAATTACGAGAAGAAGGGAACGGTTTTACTGGTTTCCTCTTTGCCGCAAGACCTGGCGCCGACCGCTTACCAGCCGGCGATCGCGGTCATTAACCTTAAATATCTGGGGGCCGCCAGGGCCGTTGAACTGCTGGCAAAATTGCTGCCGGCCGCCGCTTTCCAAGTTGGCGGGAGAGCCAGCGCCCTGGTCATCAGGGGGAGGGAGGCGGAGATCGGCGAAGCCCGGCGGCTCCTGGCCGAGATCGATAAAAGAGCGCCGCAGATCCTGATCGAAAGCAAGGTCATGGAACTGTCGCAAAGCGATTCCTTAAGGCTCGGGCTCTCGTTCGGCAACGGGGCGTATAAGTTCGTCACCAATAAGGAGACGAAGATGACCCGGCCGGCCGACGACCTGGTCACGACGCTGAACGCGCTGGCCGCCAACGGCCGGGCGAACGTCGTTGCCAATCCCCGCATTGCCACGCTGGACAACCAAGAAGCATTGATCAACATCGGCAACCGGATCCCCTATGCCGTGCCGGTCACCAGCGGCGGGGCGACCACGCAGTGGACGGTCGATTACATCGATGCCGGGGTCAAGCTGAGGATCACGCCGCAGCTGGGGGAGGCGGGGGAGATCACTACGCTGATCCAGCCGGAAGTCTCCACGGTCTCCGAATGGCGCACGACCGCCGCCGGCGATTTCCCGGTCATTTCGACGCGCAACGCGGCGGCCACCGTTAGGGTGAAAGACGGAGAGACGATCGTGATCGGCGGGCTATTGTCGGAAACGGTGCGGGAAAACGTCAGCCGGGTCCCGGTCTTAGGTTATTTGCCGCTGCTCGGCTATTTATTTCAAAACAAGAGCCAGGAAAAAGAGAAAACAGAAATAGTCTTCTTGATAACCCCGCATATTATCTAA
- the rnc gene encoding ribonuclease III produces the protein MQPLSPEREKSLQELEKKLDLAFLNKSLLNQALSHSSYGHEKSLPDNERLEFLGDAVLKLVTTEYLYNKFPERAEGDLTKIRASVISDDTLAVVGKELALGDHLLLSENEIKSGGQRRKSNVANAFEALIGAVFLDAGLGKSRDMVIDMLREEIEKVSKAGYISDYKSALQEYAQKRKYDLPQYRVIKESGPKHRRVFWMEVKVRGRRYGVGRGANKKEAEQRAAAMGLKRIKQEERGGAPEKRPPARPPARRPEQKTAGIRALLNKVKKKMNLE, from the coding sequence ATGCAACCGCTCTCGCCCGAACGAGAAAAGTCACTTCAGGAGCTGGAAAAAAAGCTCGACCTCGCTTTTCTGAACAAATCGCTCCTTAACCAGGCGCTGTCCCACAGCTCTTACGGCCACGAAAAAAGCTTGCCGGACAACGAGCGCCTGGAGTTCCTGGGCGACGCTGTCCTCAAGCTGGTGACCACCGAATACCTCTACAACAAGTTCCCGGAACGGGCGGAAGGCGACCTGACCAAGATCCGCGCGTCGGTGATCTCCGACGACACTTTGGCCGTCGTCGGCAAAGAACTGGCGCTCGGCGACCACCTGCTCCTGAGCGAGAACGAGATAAAGAGCGGCGGCCAGCGGCGCAAATCGAACGTGGCGAACGCCTTTGAGGCGTTGATCGGCGCGGTTTTCCTCGACGCCGGGTTGGGCAAATCGCGCGACATGGTGATCGACATGCTCCGGGAAGAGATCGAAAAAGTCTCCAAGGCCGGCTACATCAGCGATTACAAATCGGCCTTGCAGGAATACGCGCAAAAAAGGAAATACGACCTGCCCCAGTACCGCGTCATCAAAGAATCCGGCCCGAAGCACCGGCGCGTTTTCTGGATGGAAGTGAAAGTGCGGGGGCGGCGGTACGGCGTCGGCCGCGGCGCGAACAAGAAGGAAGCGGAACAGCGGGCCGCGGCGATGGGCCTGAAACGGATCAAGCAGGAAGAGCGCGGCGGCGCGCCGGAGAAAAGGCCGCCAGCCAGACCGCCGGCCAGACGGCCGGAACAAAAGACGGCCGGGATCCGGGCGCTGCTGAATAAAGTCAAAAAGAAGATGAACCTGGAATGA
- the galT gene encoding galactose-1-phosphate uridylyltransferase, whose amino-acid sequence MPELRQNPATKEWVIIATERARRPEELGTGPAQFTPNEHDKCPFCPGKETLTPKELLAYRAYGTQANSPGWWIRIIPNAFPALIPQGVPERFKVEDFFTYMEGLGDHEVIIESPDHQMTIALMEEKQVEELFLAYRERYMTLAKDPRFEMVILFKNYGASAGTSLRHPHSQIIATPITPLNIRNRIESAMHYFDDNGTCVYCDMIAKEKKIKERVVSETDNYIVFEPFAARAPFETWVLPKKHCSSFESISAESAKELAFVMRSTLGKIYRSLSNPDYNFVFRSAPVHEKNVEYYHWHIMILPRVSAVAGFELGSGIYINTVIPEEAAKFLRETAS is encoded by the coding sequence ATGCCAGAGCTGCGCCAGAATCCGGCGACCAAAGAGTGGGTCATTATCGCCACCGAGCGCGCCCGCCGCCCGGAAGAGCTGGGGACCGGACCGGCCCAGTTTACCCCCAACGAACATGATAAATGTCCCTTCTGCCCCGGCAAAGAGACTTTAACGCCGAAAGAGCTCCTCGCCTACCGCGCCTATGGGACGCAGGCGAATTCCCCCGGCTGGTGGATCCGGATCATCCCCAACGCGTTTCCCGCCCTGATCCCCCAGGGGGTCCCCGAGCGGTTCAAGGTCGAGGATTTTTTCACTTACATGGAAGGGCTGGGCGACCACGAAGTGATCATCGAGTCGCCCGATCACCAGATGACGATCGCGTTGATGGAAGAGAAGCAGGTGGAAGAGCTTTTCCTGGCCTACCGGGAGCGTTACATGACCCTGGCCAAGGACCCGCGCTTTGAAATGGTCATTTTGTTCAAGAACTACGGCGCGTCGGCGGGGACCTCGCTCCGCCACCCGCACTCCCAGATCATCGCCACGCCGATCACGCCGCTCAATATCCGGAACCGGATCGAATCGGCCATGCATTATTTCGACGACAACGGCACCTGCGTTTATTGCGACATGATCGCCAAAGAGAAAAAGATCAAGGAGCGGGTGGTCAGCGAGACCGATAACTACATCGTGTTCGAGCCGTTCGCCGCCCGCGCTCCGTTCGAGACCTGGGTGCTGCCGAAAAAACACTGCTCCTCTTTTGAGTCGATCTCGGCGGAGAGCGCCAAGGAGCTGGCCTTTGTCATGCGTTCAACGCTGGGCAAGATCTACCGCTCGCTGAGCAACCCCGACTATAACTTTGTTTTTCGCTCCGCCCCGGTCCACGAGAAGAACGTCGAATACTACCACTGGCACATCATGATCCTGCCCCGGGTCAGCGCGGTGGCCGGTTTTGAGCTTGGCTCCGGGATCTACATTAATACCGTTATCCCCGAAGAAGCGGCCAAATTCCTCCGTGAAACAGCGAGTTAG
- a CDS encoding UPF0280 family protein: MVYEERTYRNYVKADNLIKFEIIEKETDLLILADTNLYDKAFAFTLKYRTELEKYIESDPTFFKTYSSHRVRYDAPPIARAMADAARRVKVGPMAAVAGAIAEFVGKELLAFTQELIVENGGDIFLKISQPRKVGVYAGASPFSEKIALELEPRPEPFSVCTSSGTVGHSFSFGKADAVVVIAKSALLADAAATAIGNVVKDVGDIEAGLKQAKKIRGLDGVLIIKDDQLGALGKLKIVPL; this comes from the coding sequence ATGGTCTATGAAGAGCGAACTTACCGCAATTACGTCAAAGCCGATAACCTGATCAAATTCGAGATCATCGAAAAGGAGACCGATCTCCTGATCCTGGCCGACACGAACCTCTATGACAAGGCGTTCGCCTTTACGCTGAAGTACCGGACGGAACTGGAAAAGTACATCGAAAGCGACCCGACCTTTTTCAAGACCTACTCCTCCCACCGGGTCCGCTACGACGCCCCGCCGATCGCCCGGGCAATGGCCGACGCGGCCCGCCGGGTCAAGGTCGGCCCGATGGCGGCGGTCGCCGGCGCAATAGCCGAATTCGTCGGCAAAGAGCTGCTGGCGTTCACCCAGGAGCTGATCGTGGAGAACGGCGGCGATATTTTCCTGAAGATCAGCCAGCCGCGCAAGGTCGGCGTCTACGCCGGCGCCTCCCCTTTTTCCGAGAAGATCGCCCTTGAGCTCGAACCCCGGCCCGAGCCGTTCTCGGTCTGCACCTCGTCCGGGACGGTCGGCCACTCCTTCAGCTTCGGCAAGGCGGACGCCGTCGTGGTGATCGCGAAAAGCGCTCTGCTGGCCGACGCCGCCGCCACCGCCATCGGCAATGTCGTCAAGGATGTCGGCGATATCGAGGCGGGCCTCAAGCAAGCCAAAAAGATCCGGGGGCTGGACGGGGTTTTGATAATCAAGGACGATCAATTAGGCGCCTTAGGCAAACTCAAGATCGTTCCGCTTTAG
- a CDS encoding transglycosylase SLT domain-containing protein, translating to MRSAIVAILLVVLTIPLNAQSDESGRLEASAPLIKAYLARQEGRFAESLPLFRQAAGDKRYPLADYAQFELAETLYASGEYGAAVPEYYKVVTDHRESLLLSRSYLQMGKSYFNLKKYDRAVKTFAGLVDKYPEAAEAAEARYLIARAREAQKDWKAAYLAYEEVDLFHPLSYFGKRSRQAIAALKRAHKKKLPKFTATAPVLYKKGMAYFEQDDYEMAANIFNRLAREYPHSKYAYEALLMLGRAEDQANKPAAISDLEKATRGPANTAGRAHYYLGLARGRRGDYDNAIYSLMKVTGNYPDSGLADDAAYWIGYYYEQKDNTQRALDAYYAMITKYPYSKAVPAAIWRIGRLYYWNSDFQNAATYLHMAQIYPAGEDSARCYFFEAKALERLGNRGAAVEVYKKLLGRFDHTYYAYRAQARLNAGGISYSLGTSFNGEDYSAVLSNVDGEKTAELAAIMEIWEQTKIGDVDPGSTREARAHLAKYKELMGVGLPQYAAEEARYLVDITSEIEKDSAQIKLGEMLVRSGEFRQPIRFADRKIKEAVISGKPEVLPKKIWELGYPRGYWSHVAREANKFDIDPYLVLAVIREESRFNAKAVSRSKARGLMQIMARTGTGIAKKLELNGYRTAKLYEPSTNIKMGTFYLSDLIKRFQDNAYLALAGYNGGPNRISRYVKSWYNGDLSSVDIDEFIESIPVRETRLYVQKVMGSYFEYKRLYERKS from the coding sequence ATGCGCAGCGCTATCGTCGCAATTCTGCTTGTTGTTTTAACGATCCCTCTCAATGCCCAGTCCGATGAAAGCGGCCGGCTTGAGGCGAGCGCCCCGTTGATCAAGGCCTATCTGGCCCGGCAGGAAGGGCGTTTCGCCGAGTCGCTCCCGCTTTTCCGCCAGGCCGCCGGCGATAAGCGCTATCCGCTGGCCGATTACGCCCAGTTCGAGCTGGCCGAGACCCTGTACGCCAGCGGGGAATACGGCGCCGCCGTCCCGGAGTACTATAAAGTCGTTACCGATCACCGCGAAAGCCTGCTGCTCTCCCGGTCGTATCTGCAGATGGGCAAGAGCTACTTCAACCTGAAAAAATACGATCGGGCGGTCAAGACCTTTGCCGGCCTGGTCGATAAATATCCCGAAGCGGCCGAAGCGGCGGAAGCCCGTTACCTGATCGCCCGCGCGCGCGAAGCCCAAAAGGACTGGAAAGCCGCGTACCTGGCGTACGAAGAGGTCGACCTGTTCCACCCCTTAAGCTATTTCGGCAAGCGGTCCCGCCAGGCGATCGCCGCGCTGAAGCGGGCGCATAAAAAGAAGCTCCCCAAATTCACCGCCACCGCCCCGGTGCTTTACAAGAAAGGGATGGCCTATTTCGAACAGGACGATTACGAAATGGCCGCGAACATCTTTAATCGTCTGGCCCGGGAATACCCGCACAGCAAGTACGCCTACGAAGCGCTGCTCATGCTCGGCCGGGCGGAAGACCAGGCCAACAAGCCGGCGGCGATCTCGGACCTGGAAAAAGCGACGCGCGGCCCTGCCAATACGGCCGGCCGGGCACACTATTACCTCGGCTTGGCGCGCGGCCGCCGCGGCGATTACGACAACGCCATTTATTCGCTGATGAAGGTCACGGGAAATTATCCCGATTCCGGGCTGGCCGACGACGCCGCCTACTGGATCGGTTATTACTACGAACAGAAAGACAACACCCAGCGGGCGCTCGACGCCTATTACGCGATGATCACCAAATACCCGTACAGCAAAGCCGTGCCGGCGGCGATCTGGCGGATCGGCCGGCTCTACTATTGGAACAGCGACTTCCAGAACGCCGCCACTTACCTGCACATGGCCCAGATCTATCCGGCCGGCGAGGACAGCGCGCGCTGCTATTTCTTCGAGGCCAAAGCGCTGGAACGACTCGGCAACCGCGGCGCCGCCGTTGAGGTCTACAAAAAACTGCTTGGCCGCTTTGACCACACTTATTACGCCTACCGGGCGCAGGCCCGGCTCAACGCCGGTGGTATTTCCTATTCACTAGGCACTTCGTTCAACGGCGAAGATTATTCCGCCGTGCTCAGCAACGTCGACGGCGAAAAGACCGCGGAACTGGCCGCCATCATGGAGATCTGGGAACAGACCAAGATCGGCGACGTTGACCCGGGCAGCACCCGGGAGGCGCGCGCCCACCTGGCCAAATATAAGGAGCTAATGGGGGTCGGCTTGCCGCAGTACGCCGCGGAAGAAGCCCGCTACCTGGTCGATATCACTTCGGAGATCGAGAAAGATTCCGCCCAGATCAAGCTGGGCGAGATGTTGGTCCGCTCGGGCGAATTCCGCCAGCCGATCCGTTTTGCCGACCGGAAGATCAAAGAAGCGGTGATCAGCGGCAAACCGGAGGTCCTGCCCAAGAAGATCTGGGAGCTCGGTTACCCGCGCGGCTACTGGTCGCACGTCGCCCGCGAAGCCAATAAGTTCGATATCGATCCCTACCTGGTCCTGGCGGTGATCCGGGAAGAGAGCCGGTTCAATGCTAAGGCGGTCTCCCGCTCCAAAGCCCGGGGGCTGATGCAGATCATGGCGCGGACCGGCACCGGGATCGCTAAAAAGCTGGAGCTGAACGGCTACCGCACCGCCAAGCTCTACGAGCCGTCCACCAACATCAAGATGGGGACCTTTTACCTGTCCGACCTGATCAAGCGCTTCCAGGACAACGCTTACCTGGCCCTGGCCGGCTACAACGGCGGCCCCAACCGGATATCGAGATACGTGAAAAGCTGGTATAATGGCGACCTGAGCTCGGTCGATATTGACGAGTTCATCGAAAGCATCCCGGTCCGGGAAACCCGTCTCTACGTGCAAAAGGTGATGGGCAGCTATTTTGAGTACAAGAGATTGTATGAACGAAAATCATGA
- a CDS encoding dihydroorotase, with the protein MSKLLIKGGRVIDPASGLDGIRDVLLENGKVKAVGSRVTSHGARVIDAKGMLVLPGLIDMHVHLRDPGRPDKETIASGARAAALGGFTTICCMANTDPPIDNPAAVEYVIAKAKAEAIVNVLPIAAVTKGLKGEELAEIGRCRMEGAVAFSDDGHPIMRADVMRRALEYTRQFDAPVIAHCEDSGLSAGGSMNEGVVSTEIGLPGSPSLSEEVMVARDVLLAREYGRVHVAHVSCARSIKFIRDAKREKAPVTCETCPHYFTLTDEAAREYDTNAKVNPPLRTRPDRQAVIKGLQDGTIDVIATDHAPHTIDDKNVEFNQAASGMVGLETALGLVLTQLVATKALSLPEAVAKMTANPARILGLAGKGTLRPGADADLIIVDPAGKWTVDPGKFASKSRNTPFAGWQLTGKVVQTIVGGKQIVKDGKLA; encoded by the coding sequence ATGAGCAAGCTACTGATCAAAGGCGGCAGGGTGATCGATCCGGCGAGCGGCCTCGACGGGATCAGGGACGTGCTGCTGGAGAACGGGAAGGTCAAAGCGGTCGGGTCGCGGGTCACGAGTCACGGGGCACGAGTCATTGACGCTAAGGGAATGTTAGTGCTGCCCGGGTTGATCGACATGCATGTTCACCTGCGCGATCCGGGCCGGCCCGACAAGGAAACCATCGCTTCGGGGGCGCGGGCGGCGGCGCTGGGCGGCTTTACGACCATCTGCTGCATGGCCAACACCGATCCGCCGATCGACAATCCGGCGGCCGTTGAATACGTCATCGCCAAGGCGAAAGCGGAAGCGATCGTCAACGTGCTGCCGATCGCGGCGGTCACCAAGGGCTTGAAGGGCGAAGAATTGGCCGAGATCGGCCGCTGCCGGATGGAAGGGGCGGTGGCCTTTTCCGACGACGGCCACCCGATCATGCGCGCCGACGTGATGCGGCGGGCGCTGGAATATACCCGCCAGTTCGACGCGCCGGTCATCGCCCACTGCGAAGACTCCGGCCTGTCGGCCGGCGGCTCGATGAACGAAGGGGTGGTCTCGACCGAGATCGGGTTACCCGGCAGCCCTTCGCTCTCCGAAGAAGTGATGGTCGCCCGCGACGTGCTGCTGGCCAGGGAATACGGGCGGGTCCACGTTGCCCACGTTTCCTGCGCCCGCTCCATCAAGTTCATTCGCGACGCCAAGCGGGAAAAAGCGCCGGTCACCTGCGAAACCTGCCCGCATTATTTTACCTTGACCGACGAAGCGGCCCGGGAATACGACACCAACGCCAAGGTCAACCCGCCGCTCCGCACCCGGCCCGACCGCCAGGCGGTGATCAAGGGTTTGCAGGACGGAACGATCGACGTTATTGCCACCGATCACGCGCCGCACACGATCGACGACAAGAACGTCGAGTTCAACCAGGCGGCCAGCGGCATGGTCGGCCTGGAGACGGCGCTGGGGCTGGTCCTGACCCAGCTGGTCGCGACCAAGGCGCTGTCGCTGCCGGAAGCGGTGGCGAAAATGACCGCCAACCCGGCGCGCATCCTCGGCCTGGCCGGCAAAGGGACGCTGCGGCCGGGCGCCGACGCCGACCTGATCATTGTTGACCCGGCCGGCAAATGGACCGTTGACCCCGGTAAATTCGCCTCGAAAAGCCGGAACACCCCTTTTGCCGGCTGGCAGCTAACGGGGAAGGTCGTCCAGACCATCGTTGGCGGCAAGCAGATCGTTAAAGATGGCAAGCTCGCGTAA
- a CDS encoding TlyA family RNA methyltransferase, with amino-acid sequence MKQRVRLDQYLADQGLCASRSKAQAAIMAGLVYVAGQKAEKPGMNVVEGASVEVRGKPHPFVSRGGVKLEKALNEFPIDVAGRTALDVGASTGGFTDCLLQRGAAKVYAVDVGYGQLDWKLRNDPRVAVIERTNARNLTPGDLVPQAAPPTLAVIDVSFISLSKILPAVYNLLADKAEIVALIKPQFEAGKGKVGRGGVVRDEAVRQEVIAKVQTGAEGLGLKTKGLVQSPIEGADGNIEYLIWLGKG; translated from the coding sequence GTGAAACAGCGAGTTAGGCTCGACCAGTATCTTGCCGACCAGGGTCTTTGCGCTTCCCGCAGCAAGGCGCAGGCGGCGATCATGGCCGGGCTGGTCTATGTCGCCGGCCAGAAAGCGGAAAAGCCGGGGATGAACGTGGTGGAAGGGGCCAGCGTCGAGGTGCGGGGCAAACCGCATCCTTTTGTGAGCCGCGGCGGGGTCAAACTGGAAAAAGCCTTGAATGAATTTCCCATCGACGTCGCCGGGCGAACGGCGCTCGACGTCGGCGCTTCGACCGGCGGCTTTACCGATTGCCTGCTGCAGCGCGGTGCCGCCAAAGTTTACGCGGTTGACGTCGGTTACGGCCAACTCGACTGGAAATTGCGCAACGATCCGCGCGTTGCGGTTATTGAGAGGACCAACGCCCGCAACCTGACGCCCGGCGACCTGGTCCCCCAGGCGGCTCCCCCCACGCTGGCGGTGATCGACGTCTCCTTTATTTCCCTTTCGAAGATCCTGCCGGCGGTCTATAATTTATTGGCGGACAAGGCGGAGATCGTCGCCCTGATCAAGCCGCAGTTCGAAGCGGGCAAGGGGAAAGTGGGGCGGGGCGGGGTCGTCAGGGACGAGGCGGTCAGGCAAGAGGTTATCGCGAAAGTGCAAACAGGGGCGGAAGGCTTAGGCCTGAAGACCAAGGGCTTGGTCCAGTCGCCGATCGAAGGAGCGGACGGGAACATTGAATACCTTATTTGGCTCGGCAAAGGATGA
- the hisB gene encoding imidazoleglycerol-phosphate dehydratase HisB produces MKKRTAKLLRKTRETALKIELNVDGSGKSRIKYPIPFIGHMLTLFAKHGLFDLKLAAKGDLEVDLHHLIEDTGLSLGEVFAKALGKKLKIERYGHAIVPMDESLAEVKAAIDISGRPHFTFKAKFPRELIYAEIGKTRVKLYLDDEMLREFFEAFVYKAGVSLHIDLVRGKNTHHKIEAIFKAFGVALMRACAVNPRKKGVPSTKGRL; encoded by the coding sequence ATGAAAAAAAGAACGGCTAAACTGCTCCGAAAGACCAGGGAGACCGCGCTTAAGATCGAATTGAACGTCGACGGTTCGGGGAAAAGCCGGATCAAGTATCCGATCCCGTTCATCGGCCACATGCTGACGCTGTTCGCCAAGCACGGCCTGTTCGACCTGAAGCTGGCGGCTAAAGGCGATCTGGAGGTCGACCTCCATCATCTGATCGAGGATACCGGGCTTTCTTTGGGTGAAGTCTTCGCCAAGGCGCTGGGAAAGAAATTAAAGATCGAACGCTACGGGCACGCCATCGTCCCGATGGACGAATCGCTGGCCGAGGTCAAAGCGGCGATCGACATCTCCGGCCGGCCGCATTTTACCTTCAAGGCGAAATTCCCCAGGGAGCTTATTTACGCGGAGATCGGCAAGACGCGCGTGAAACTTTACCTGGACGACGAGATGCTCCGGGAATTCTTTGAGGCGTTCGTTTATAAGGCGGGCGTTTCACTGCACATCGACCTGGTCCGGGGGAAGAACACGCACCATAAGATCGAAGCGATCTTCAAAGCCTTCGGCGTGGCGCTGATGCGCGCCTGCGCCGTCAATCCGCGGAAAAAGGGCGTTCCTTCAACTAAAGGACGGCTCTAA
- the ruvB gene encoding Holliday junction branch migration DNA helicase RuvB, whose amino-acid sequence MNENHDDERAFDGLRPRKFDNFIGQGPILNNLHIHMEAARSRGEALEHLLFYGPPGLGKTTLANIIANEMGVSIKVTSGPAIERPGDLAAILTNLKQHDILFIDEIHRLNKVVEEVLYPAMEDFGLDIIIGKGPSARSIRLDLPRFTLIGATTRIGLLSAPLRDRFGIVNRLEYYNHDELKQIVMRAAQSLEIKIEGPGALEIAKRSRGTPRIAIRFLRRVRDYAQVKGSGEISFAIAKECLDSLGVDEFGLDKIDRKYLITIIDKFGGGPVGVETLAAGISEEVETIEDVYEPFLMQLGFLERTSRGRLVTPSAATHVGRKLKTGKESSPQEKLF is encoded by the coding sequence ATGAACGAAAATCATGACGACGAACGCGCCTTTGACGGCCTAAGGCCCCGCAAGTTCGACAACTTTATCGGCCAGGGGCCGATCCTGAACAACCTGCACATCCACATGGAGGCCGCCCGTTCCCGCGGCGAAGCGCTGGAACACCTCCTCTTTTACGGCCCGCCCGGCCTGGGCAAAACCACGCTGGCCAACATCATCGCCAACGAAATGGGGGTCAGCATCAAGGTCACTTCCGGGCCGGCGATCGAGCGTCCCGGCGACCTGGCCGCGATCCTGACCAACCTCAAGCAGCACGACATCCTTTTTATCGACGAGATCCACCGGCTCAACAAGGTGGTCGAAGAGGTCCTCTACCCCGCCATGGAAGACTTCGGGCTCGACATCATCATCGGCAAGGGGCCGAGCGCCCGTTCGATCCGGCTCGACCTCCCCCGCTTCACCCTGATCGGGGCGACGACCCGCATCGGCCTGCTTTCCGCGCCGCTGCGCGACCGCTTCGGCATCGTCAACCGGCTGGAATATTACAACCACGACGAACTGAAGCAGATCGTCATGCGCGCCGCCCAGTCGCTGGAGATCAAGATCGAAGGCCCGGGGGCGCTGGAGATCGCCAAACGCTCCCGCGGCACGCCGCGCATCGCTATCCGCTTCCTGCGCCGGGTCCGCGACTACGCCCAGGTCAAAGGTTCGGGGGAGATCTCCTTTGCCATTGCCAAGGAATGCCTTGATTCCCTGGGGGTTGACGAGTTCGGGCTCGACAAGATCGACCGCAAGTACCTGATCACCATCATCGACAAGTTCGGCGGCGGCCCGGTCGGCGTCGAGACGCTCGCGGCCGGGATCTCCGAAGAAGTGGAAACGATCGAGGACGTTTACGAGCCGTTCCTGATGCAGCTCGGCTTCCTGGAGCGGACGTCGCGCGGCCGGCTGGTCACCCCTTCCGCCGCCACGCACGTCGGCCGCAAATTGAAAACGGGCAAAGAGAGCTCGCCACAGGAGAAATTATTCTAA
- a CDS encoding carboxypeptidase-like regulatory domain-containing protein has translation MASSRKYWAGAGVLLTVLGFSLVFSLFGCGDLENGNVASLTISPGTTTVGVNRSAAFSSLAKDSAGKIVSASVTWSVIGGLGTISQTGLFTAGGNEGTCTIVATVDSISAQASAAITAKGWIVGRVSASDGSNPSGLKVYLFDLPTYVDFTDSSGDYSISGVPAGQHNVYTLETSIYYPGSQEVTVASGETVTQDIFVNIKPGTPTIPTIPIPTFI, from the coding sequence ATGGCAAGCTCGCGTAAATACTGGGCCGGCGCCGGCGTCCTGCTGACCGTGCTCGGTTTCTCCCTCGTTTTTTCCCTGTTCGGCTGCGGCGACCTGGAAAACGGCAACGTGGCTTCCCTGACGATCAGCCCCGGCACGACCACGGTCGGCGTTAACCGGAGCGCCGCGTTCAGCTCGCTGGCCAAAGACAGTGCCGGCAAGATCGTCTCCGCCTCCGTGACCTGGAGCGTGATCGGCGGGCTGGGGACGATCTCCCAGACCGGGCTTTTTACCGCCGGCGGCAACGAAGGGACGTGCACCATCGTCGCGACGGTCGACTCGATCTCGGCGCAGGCCAGCGCAGCGATAACGGCCAAGGGCTGGATTGTGGGGCGAGTTTCCGCCTCGGACGGATCGAATCCCTCCGGTTTAAAAGTCTACCTTTTCGACTTGCCGACCTATGTCGATTTTACCGACAGTTCCGGCGATTATTCGATCTCGGGCGTCCCGGCCGGCCAGCACAATGTTTATACGCTGGAAACTTCGATCTATTACCCCGGGTCGCAAGAGGTTACCGTGGCAAGCGGCGAGACCGTTACCCAGGATATTTTTGTTAACATCAAGCCGGGAACGCCGACGATCCCGACCATCCCCATTCCGACCTTTATATGA